The Gadus morhua chromosome 18, gadMor3.0, whole genome shotgun sequence DNA segment CCCTCGGTGTCAGATTACACCCGGCTGTCAGCAGAGGGCCAGGAGCGGAGGAGCCGTGGAGGAACCTCCAgactgcttctcctcctctcagtgGATCAATCTCGCTGGATGTTTATGGAGGCTTCAGCCGTGGAAAATGAAGATCTCCCCAGTGGTCTTTGCTCTCCTGATTAGGGGGTTCTTCCTGGGAGGTAGGGTCACTGGCGCCGCTGGTATGAGATATACTTTGGTTGGAGGTGTTTGGTATTGAAGTCCTAGAGGGATTCTAGCAAAGTTGAAAGATGCGTGCGTGGATACTGAGTGAAGGGTGGGCAGGATCGTGGTAAACCAAACAATGTGGTATGTGCCTTTGTGTTCTTTATATTTCTGTGTCTTCCGCTTCACTTTGTcttaatggtggtggtgggatggCATTGGTTTATGTCTGTCTTTTTATGGCTATGGTAATGTGTTGTAATCTGTgagctcccatgatgtagggCAGATGATGTGGTTGCTACAAtgaaagggagggagtgagtttGTCAAGAGGTGCAGTTAAAACAAGGGCGATAAATTGAGAGGGAATACAGTAATAGAGAGCTATGTAGAGCAttactgagagggagagagaaagataaatatGAAAATAATCGAAAATGCTACAAATTAAAAGAAAGAATGGAATGTCCTCAAATTTGGGTCTGATTGAATGGGTTATCCTGCTTACTCTGTGTGGAGTTGGGGTGTTGTGAAATGGTCATGGATGGAAAAAGCAGTTAAGGGACGTGCAGCACCTCAGAGCTCCCTCCTCCCACACTAGTCCTCCCATAGTGTTTTACTACTCTGTTTTGTAATGGAAGTTGGCTGGAGGCTCCTAGTTTCCTCTAAATATTGTGGAAGTCCCTGACCATAAAGCTATAGTGCAATTATGCAATGGATAGTGTTCTTTTGTCTTGGCCCAAATTTGGGACAAAATATCAAAGGGTCAAATCTTCACCTTCCAGCCaccgtcctttgtttttgaattGTCTGTTGCGGAGATAATACAGCGTAAATATGTTTGCCTCAAGTAAGTTGTCCCAAGTTTAAAATTGAGCTCACCATAAGAGGTGGAGTGTAGATTTGGGTTTCGCACTTCCAGCATTTAACAGTTGACTCGAGTCCACATGGCACCAGCTGGAAATCCTCAACGCCTGTTGACCCTTGACCAAAACCCATCTTCAAAATGTAACAAACATCATCTTCCGTTTCCTTTTCCTTGCAGATGTTTGCCACTCCATCAACGTCACCGTCACGCCCGCCCCCTTCACCGTGGCCCAGGAGGGCGAGAACGTGACGCTGTCCTGCGTCGTGTCCCAGCGGCGCCGAAACACCGCCCTGCCCGTGGTCAAATGGACCTTCctgcccgccgccgccgagCGACCGGAAGACGAGGTCCTCGTCGCCCGCGTCAACATGAGGAAGGCGCGTTTCTACGGCAACTACACAAAGAGCTTCCCCTGGCCCAAGCTGAAGCTGACGGTGGTGAAGCAGGGCAAGATCTTCGACCTGCTGGTGCTGAACGTTTCCGAAAGGGACCGGGGGCTCTACATGTGCCGGGTGCAGGAGTTTAGGAAGCACCAGGAGCGCTGGAAGGCCTTCAGCAACAGCACCGCAGCCACTGAGCTGAGAGGTTGGTGGGAGTTTGGCCCTTCTTCCAGTCCATTTTGTCTGGAGACATTTTCCCTGGATTTATTGTGTATTGATGTATGATTGAAGCTTTCGGCGTTGAGACTccacacaggaacacaaacaGTAGTTGGTGGGGCCTCAGAATGGGGAAATGGAGGTAACCACGGATCAAATTTTCCGACACTGGATCAATATGAGAAGTAGTGGAGTAGTCCCTCTCTTAGTTTGTATTGTGTCTTTAGCTTTGTTACTACATTCCTGTGATCCTACCTTTCCAGATTTGGTCATTATTGGGCCATAttatcaatattaataataggtTTCAAATGTTATGGCCCTGGTGACAATAGAATATGTGGAAATGATCTGACAGGAAAAGCTTACCACCACAAAATGTTGGTTTCGTGTTTTCTTTATAAACTGAGCGGAGGTATTACTACTAGACCACTAATCTGTAACAAGACTCCTGGGGGTCAACAAAAGCAATGGCAAATCTCGATGCAGGAATTTTATTGAATGACCGTGAAACACATCTAACCCATATTTTGTCCATCCCCAAGTGGATGGTCCAAACCAGCAAGTTGTGGTTTCAAATGGGGAAGATGATAAAGTGTTTAATCCATACACTGTAGTATTGGATTTAAATTACAGTGGAATTACAATACTAATCAAACATCAAACACAACAATCAAGGACACACATATGCTATTCTTCTGGCGCAAAAGCCTCAAGTCCCTGGAAGCAGACCATACCCAAGTTTCTCCATCCCACCACTGCATGACTTAATTCATCCATCTCACTGTGACACTAAGTAGCCGATGATGCTGGTTTTCATtaaggaaggaagaggaggaggttgtgggcTGTTGGTGAGGGAGCTAGGGTAATGCTGTCATTGGTTAGGAACATACCTAAAGATAAAAGAGGCCTCCGTCGCAGTACGTCATGCTTCTTCTAAAGAGTCGTCTTAGAGAAAGTGCAGGAACGCGTTAGTGGTATTCGATGGTAATGATTGGGCCTATTGGATGACTGGGCATTCACCAGTGTGCTAGATACTCCAGCCAAGCCTTGGTTTTGTTGGTATAATAGCGAAGGACACTTAGAGAATGATTTTGTTTCTCGCtccttcttctttctcctccatggTGATCCACTTACATGTGCTGGAATATGATGTGCTTGGAGATCTTCATCATGATTCATGGGGGTATATTTGGATTAGGGATAGAGTATATCGACACTAAGGGATGTCTGAACGGTCTCCAGCCATTTGGTTTGATTGACAACACAACTGCCCAACCTCTCGCCTGACTATGCCAACCCCAAATTGAAAGAATGTCCTTGAAACACATAAAGACCGAGCCCAGCTAGAGTGGTCTTTCTTCGCCTCCCTacaccccctcttcctctgtgaATATTAGGGGGGCCTCTACTATTGCACTTTGAACTGCGTTGAGACGAAGCTCACCAGATGGAACTTGTTCCATGGAAAAAAGCCTCCTTGACTGGGTGACATCCAGGGATGACAGCCAAGTCTGAGTCGACAGCCCCGGTAGACACATCGGCCTCCTTCTATAAAAACTGTTGACGTTGGCGGCGACCAGAAGTTTcccttcccccccaaaaaagtagAACACAAATTCAGGGTCTAGTGTAGAAAGTCTGGAATAGGACAGGAGATATTTGTGTGAATCGCGGTGGAGTCagatcatgtttttttttccttttcttctggGATGACATCTTGAGTGGCACAGCTCGCCAGGGTGTGAGTCTTGACCTTATATGGACCTGATGGGGGAGGCACTGGTGCTTTTCAATTGTTCTTTTTATGTGTGGCTTATTTAACATTCTGAAACGGTTCCTTGgggaatgagaattttaaagctTGAATTCCAAATGACAATGTTCCACTATTTTAACATTGATATGTAAAAGTAACTATTGGTATTCTTGTGTCGTTTAAGCTTCCAATTTGGTTGCCACGTATGAGAGATATACTTGATGTGCTacttggagggagagagagagagagagagagagagagagagagagagagagagagagagagagagagagagagagagagagagagagagagagagagagagagagagagagagagagagagagagagagagagagagagagagagagagagagagagagagagagagagagagagacatcagacAAATGGCTTTCCTGTGGTCAGACCATCAGGTGGCCAGGTGTTTCCACAGTCCAATgtgaccacacagacacaccggccAACTCACACGGCCTCCGTTATATACATCCCGGGTCAAATAGCAGAACTGGGTGGACAAGGGTGCTGCCCGACATGAACAATAATAATGTGGGATGGCTTAGACACGTGTGGGCTGGCAGAAATAGCTATTTTATAAGAAGGAACATGGGTAGGAAACGGATGCGGCGTGTGTCTTAAGAATAGAGCTGGTGACACACTGGCTTCCCTTTTCAAACGATGAGTCTAGTGAAAAATGTTAGGAAGAAATAATAGCATTTGCGGACTCTGGTATTGCTCAATTATAACTACATTGCTATATTTAGAAAATAAGTCATTTGCTTTTGTGCATCTAATCAAGGAGCAGCTCATGTTTCTAATTTTGGATTAAATGTTATGAAAATGTATCTACAATTTGACcatatgtaaaataataaataagcttGACgatagcatttaaaaaaaaagaaaaaacaagtcGCAGAAGTTAAAATAAGTCATAATTGTGATAAAGGGAGGTCAGTAGAGGGAAGATATGAAGAGAAAAGTTAAACATGTGTTTCAGTCAATGCTTTGACTGAAAGGAGTTCCCCTCTGTTTTTCAGCACTCTGTACCAAAAAACTGGACTGTATGCAGAATAAAAGCTGGCTCAGTAACAGACGGAACTGACACAGAGCGCAATTCAAGCCCAGTGCAATTTAATCTATTTATATTTACAGCACTATAGTATCAGGCTTGTTGGAAGCAACTGTCACAGCATATTCAAAAGCATCTCTTTGAGCCCAGTGAACAAGGGCCAATTTGTGTCGGCCTGTACTGTTGTCATCCCTTCATAGTTCATACCGATCAGTTCAGGGTATTTGGTGGCTGGGGAGACAGAGCTTGTTTTATAGGCAACAGTTAGTTACTGTTTGATCTCGGGTGTCATTATTCCTGTGTGTGCAGCTGCCCCCTATTTGACAACTGCTTTTATATTGTAGCATCCCCTGCAGTTAATGCTAACACATGCTAGTACATGACACATGACAGGCTTTTTAATGTAGCGTCAGCTGCTGTTCATGCTAACATCTCTTTGTCTCCATGATGGCGCTTTAATTCTTCTTGAGGTTTTCTTAACAATTGTCTAGCCCATTTTTCAAACTTTGGGATCATAAGGAATGCATGGACGAAGCACTGGTATGGCAGTTACTAGTGCTCATATTATAAAATATTCAAGACTTCTGTGTACTTTGCCCATTAGCAGACGATGGATGGATCCCAGAGGATACCGGAAACAGAAGTGGGGGCTTGCCTTGCTTGATAGGCCTTGAGCCGTGTGGCATTAAAGGCCTCATGGGGCTACCAGCAGATGCAAAAGATTAAAACGTCTCGATGAGCGTCTTGTTCCGATGATTTAACTAAACATATCGGAAAGGGAACATTAATGGAGACCGCATGTGTCCAAACAAAAACAGATTACCGTTTCTGCTTGTGCGTTGGGATTTGGTTTATGTAGGAACCCAGAGGTGGAATCTCTAGCAGTAGTTTTACGAGGAGCAGTTTTTTCTGTTGTCTGTTGGTTGTGAAATTCACATCCTTTTCAGACCAAAGCAGACGAGGTAGACAGCAAAGTATGGCAAAGTATCTAAAAAGTTGCTTGGATTTCTGTAATAAAGTCTGCTATATCAAGAGGAGAACTGAAGTGATAATGCCTTGTAACACAACAGCATTAGCGATATCAATGCAGCATGACATTTGGTTGAGGACATATACCTAAACTGGCCCATGATTCACAATGAAAACACAAAGGATATCGGACCAGATCCAGTGCAAAGCTTGGATCTGGTTCAATGGTCATGGCTGCCAAGCTGCCAGGGAAGGCCTGGCAAGGCTGTCTGCATGTGGGATTTAGGGAGGGGCTTGTGCCTGTGGGGCTAGCCTTAGAGTCATCTTCTGAAAGTGGTTTTGGGttgcaggggggcgggggggaggggtggtagTTCAAGGCTTTCTCGATGGGTGTCACCCGCCTCTCTAACAAGTCCCCAGCTATGCCAGAAAGGACAGTGTTAACATTTGTGTGGTTTGCATTAGCTAGGGCGTAGAATTGTTTGGGAAGTGTGCCCGTGTGCATGCtttcgtgtgtgcatgtaagaaGGGGTCTATGGAACTCGGAAACCCGTTTTGGTTTTCAATAACCACCTCATGATTCTCAAGTTCATATAGTGCGAGAtgacattatatattatagcaAAACTGTCATATTTTGTGAAACTGACTTCATGTTAGCTTGCATTTACTGTAGTTAATCACAGAATGCAGAGGAGTAAAGCATACAACTTGAGAGCCCAAATAGAGAAAAGATGTACCATCCATTCATATGACTCGTTAATCAAAGCCTAATTTCTTCCAGATAAATATCACgtcatcttgctcaagggttcGAACCCACAACTTTACCACTTCAATATCCTACACCCAAGACGTGATAACCGTCACAAACGGACAGAAGATTGTCATGCCCAGCCAGTAACATCTGTTTTTTATCGAGTTCAAGGTTAGGGGTCACAAACTGTTGCCGGCCAGTCAGTTAACCCAGAAAAACTTAGTTTTACGTCCACCTACAATTAGCTTTATTTAACCTCCGTACAGCGTGTAATCAAGAAGCCACAGTGATgaactctctccctttccctccctctagTGCACGTAGTCCCACCCACCAAGCCCAAAGAGAGCCTCCTGAGCTTGTTTCAAGGTATGACATGCTATTCTTGGTCTTTTCTTCACTGCATAGCCTTGTTGACTTGTtcatgtgtctgcgtgtttgttgTCCTTGTTTTACAAAAATACCCGCCCTAAGCCACAGAACCTTAAATAGACAGGGAAGagtcagtgactctgagcttgCACTGCACTTACtgctgtgttttagtgtgtgtttttatgtgtgtgtgtgtgtgaattttcatttgtgtgttttgatgttatgtgtttgtgtgtattttcgtgtctgtgttttgttgttgttcaatCTGAGCTTGACACTGCACTTACTGCTTTGTTTTCGTGTGTGCTTTGTAATGTGTGTTAATGaatgttttcgtgtgtgtgtgcgtgtgtgttttgttgttgttgactctgAGCTTGACACTGCCCACactgctgtgtttttgtgtgttttgttgttatgtgtgtgcgtgtgtgtttcagatgtGTACCTCTGCGCCGTGCTGATCTGCTCGGTGGGCCtgctgtgcatgtgtttgttcacCGTGACGGTGACCTGCCAGTACATACACAGGAAGCAGAGGTTAAAAGGTTAGCATCATCCTCAGCATCCTAAAGCCAAATGCCCTCTGACCTCTATACACAGTTGGCTTGTTTTCCCCTCAATTCCTCCTTAAATCGCTCCATTGTATTTTTCTGTCTATCTTTTCATGCTCAAATTTCCCACCCCAAGTCATTAGTTGCTAATCTCCTGCTCACTCTCCATCTTTCCATCCAGTCTTTTCCCTCGTTCCTCATCCAGCATAAACATTACCAAATGCAGTGACATCTGAATTCACTTTGGGGGATTTCATGAATCGTTGGGTTAACGTTGCATTGTGTTAGAACTAAAAAGTGTTTTATTACATATCACagaaatacttttatttattatgcatAATTTCTCTGCAGATAATTACCTACTGGTCAAAAGCCCACAGTACAGGTATGTTTAAACAGCGAGAATTGATGTTGAAATAATGGTGAGTATAATAACATTATAAATGGTGTTCAATAACAAGTATTGAACAATAGTAAgtaatcaaatgtattttttacaaTCGCTTGCATTGCATACATATTGCATTGTTTTATTTCTCAAAGTTTTAAATACACGAATAAACACAAGTTACAGATACAAACAAAAGCGTCCCATGATCCTATAACCCTCTCGTAAACTGGTTTGCTCCCAGCTCAGGAGAGACGGTCACCAGTGTGATTAGTGGGTCTCCAGCTCTCCCCAAGAAACAGAGGAGATACAGaaagaagaggagcagaggcCCACAAGAGGACATACCCCCGGAAATACCTGCTAAGGGTAAAGCTATTTGTCTCTATGCAATGCTAAACACATGCTGCCACACGACAGGCTTATGTTGCAGCATCGACTGTAGTTTCTGCAAACACATGCTGCCACACGACAACCTTATGTTGTAGCATCAGCTGCTGTTAATGTAACATATGACAGGCCTATTTTTATAGCACTAGTTGCAATCAGTAAGCAAACATTTGACATCTTGACAGATGGCAAGACATATGTTGATTCGCTGGCATCACAAGGATATCTTGCAACAACTATTGTCACCAAGTCCTAACATTTGTTTCCCTGTATGTGTGAAAGGTTCTGCAGGCAACATGTGTGTGGTCCCCATGTCAGTGTGGGTAGACTAAACGGTGATAAACCTCATTCAATAAAACATTTGTTGAGTCACTCACTTTAGCGTTCGGATGCTTCATTCATTCAATTAGGATAATTGGCATCCAATTTCACCAAAGATTGTGTCATTATATTAATCATTCGTGATGAGGtaagacaaaataaaaaaaactttctaTAATAAAAAGTGGTTTACACCACCCAATAAACTCTAGAGTGCACATTTAGCGCCTAGCGGTCACTTATGTTGCACATCCACCAAAGATCCCATATGGACTCTAGGTCCACTTGAAGCCACTGACTTGTTTTTGATATTGTATTCTGTAGCTCCAATCAGAGATAAAGTGCGGATAACCAAACTTCTAAAGCCGCAACCCAGGAAACTGGTTCTGGTAAGTCTgctcccacccccc contains these protein-coding regions:
- the vstm4b gene encoding V-set and transmembrane domain-containing protein 4, which codes for MFSLRVPRRRSRGRGGARPRASCGPAPRCQITPGCQQRARSGGAVEEPPDCFSSSQWINLAGCLWRLQPWKMKISPVVFALLIRGFFLGDVCHSINVTVTPAPFTVAQEGENVTLSCVVSQRRRNTALPVVKWTFLPAAAERPEDEVLVARVNMRKARFYGNYTKSFPWPKLKLTVVKQGKIFDLLVLNVSERDRGLYMCRVQEFRKHQERWKAFSNSTAATELRVHVVPPTKPKESLLSLFQDVYLCAVLICSVGLLCMCLFTVTVTCQYIHRKQRLKDNYLLVKSPQYSSGETVTSVISGSPALPKKQRRYRKKRSRGPQEDIPPEIPAKAPIRDKVRITKLLKPQPRKLVLPKILEESLTYAELELVKPIPETKSSSTGTVYAQIMFTERRL